One genomic segment of Synechocystis sp. LKSZ1 includes these proteins:
- a CDS encoding thioredoxin domain-containing protein yields the protein MLSVNEKTFPSIVLESPQPVLVYFWAPWCGLCRFVNPLLGRLQAEVGDSLQLVDVNADANFRLANAYRLRSLPTLLLFHQGQIIQRLEDFRVREDLQSICEFVRSYFMARSA from the coding sequence ATGCTGTCCGTTAATGAAAAAACCTTCCCCAGCATCGTTTTAGAGTCTCCCCAGCCAGTTTTAGTCTATTTCTGGGCCCCCTGGTGTGGGCTGTGTCGCTTTGTGAATCCTCTGCTGGGACGACTCCAAGCCGAAGTCGGCGATAGTTTACAGTTAGTGGATGTAAATGCGGATGCTAATTTTCGCCTGGCCAATGCCTATCGCCTCCGGAGTCTTCCCACCCTCCTACTCTTTCACCAGGGCCAGATTATCCAGCGTTTAGAAGATTTCCGCGTCCGGGAAGATTTGCAGAGTATTTGTGAGTTTGTACGTTCTTACTTTATGGCTAGGTCAGCTTAA
- the bioD gene encoding dethiobiotin synthase yields MGNFSASPSQQTLLITGTDTEVGKTVLTSALAAYWRQYHSQQSLGLMKLLQTGIGDEEHYQALFGDQGHWQLVTPLRFTAPLAPPIAAAQEGKTVDLALLWQALTQLQSKHPRVLVEALGGLGSPVTPELTVADIAGLWRLPTLLVAPVKLGCLGQIIAHVALARQCQVPLKGIVLSCRKKHAEEQLQAWADPTLIEHLTQIPVLGVIPHLKEKETLDPLCLAQKAAELELEQLHGVFDLSQA; encoded by the coding sequence ATGGGCAATTTTTCTGCTTCCCCCTCCCAACAAACTCTGTTGATTACGGGTACAGATACGGAAGTCGGTAAAACGGTATTAACTTCAGCCCTGGCGGCCTACTGGCGCCAGTACCATTCCCAACAATCCCTCGGCTTAATGAAGTTGCTACAGACGGGGATCGGGGATGAGGAGCATTACCAGGCCCTGTTTGGCGATCAGGGCCATTGGCAACTAGTGACCCCCCTACGCTTTACGGCTCCCCTGGCCCCGCCCATTGCCGCCGCCCAGGAAGGAAAAACTGTTGATTTAGCCCTTCTCTGGCAGGCTTTGACCCAGTTACAGTCCAAACATCCCCGCGTATTGGTGGAGGCCCTCGGCGGTCTGGGTTCTCCCGTTACCCCGGAACTAACGGTGGCGGATATTGCTGGCCTATGGCGCTTGCCAACCCTGCTCGTTGCCCCCGTCAAGCTAGGCTGTCTTGGCCAAATCATTGCCCACGTGGCCCTGGCCCGCCAGTGTCAGGTTCCCCTCAAGGGCATTGTTTTAAGTTGTCGAAAAAAACACGCCGAGGAGCAACTCCAAGCCTGGGCTGATCCGACCTTGATTGAACACTTGACCCAGATTCCTGTGTTAGGCGTGATTCCCCACCTCAAGGAAAAAGAGACCCTTGATCCCCTCTGCTTGGCTCAGAAGGCCGCTGAGCTAGAGCTAGAGCAGTTACATGGTGTTTTTGACTTGTCCCAGGCCTGA
- a CDS encoding ribose-phosphate pyrophosphokinase, producing the protein MEGQVSAVSHPVTLTRQSTLPSLSDNNRLRLFSGSANPSLSQEVARYLGMDIGPMLRKRFADGELYIQIQESIRGGDVYLIQPCCHPVNDNLMELLIMVDACRRASARQITAVLPYYGYARADRKTAGRESIAAKLVANLITSAGAQRVLAMDLHSAQIQGYFDIPFDHVYGSPVIIDYLLSKNLSDLVVVSPDVGGVARARAFAKKLNEAPLAIIDKRRQSHNVAEVLNLIGDVEGKTAVLVDDMIDTAGTIQEGARLLRENGARQVYACATHAVFSEPAISRLSSGLLEEVIVTNTIPIPDDHHFPQLTILSVANLLGEAIWRIHDESSVSSMFR; encoded by the coding sequence ATTGAGGGTCAAGTATCTGCCGTGAGCCATCCCGTTACTTTAACACGTCAATCGACACTACCGTCATTGTCGGATAACAACCGTCTCCGTCTCTTTTCTGGATCGGCCAATCCCTCGCTTTCCCAAGAGGTTGCCCGTTATTTGGGGATGGATATTGGCCCCATGCTCCGCAAACGATTTGCCGATGGAGAACTCTATATTCAAATTCAGGAATCCATCCGGGGAGGAGACGTTTATCTGATCCAACCCTGTTGTCACCCGGTCAATGACAACCTGATGGAGTTGTTGATTATGGTTGATGCCTGCCGTCGGGCTTCAGCTCGTCAGATCACGGCGGTGCTTCCCTACTACGGCTATGCTCGGGCAGACCGGAAAACCGCTGGCCGGGAGTCCATTGCTGCTAAATTAGTGGCGAACCTGATCACCAGTGCTGGGGCCCAACGGGTCTTAGCGATGGATCTCCATTCTGCCCAAATTCAAGGCTATTTCGATATTCCCTTCGACCATGTCTACGGTTCTCCCGTCATCATCGATTATCTGCTGAGTAAAAATCTCAGTGATCTCGTGGTCGTTTCCCCCGATGTCGGTGGTGTAGCCAGGGCCAGGGCCTTTGCCAAAAAGCTCAATGAAGCCCCTCTAGCGATTATTGACAAACGTCGTCAATCCCACAACGTAGCCGAAGTGCTCAACCTCATTGGAGATGTGGAGGGTAAAACCGCTGTATTGGTTGATGACATGATAGACACCGCCGGCACAATCCAGGAAGGAGCTCGTTTGTTGCGAGAAAACGGTGCCCGCCAGGTCTATGCCTGTGCTACCCATGCGGTCTTTTCGGAACCGGCTATTAGCCGTCTTTCCAGCGGACTCCTGGAAGAGGTGATTGTCACCAATACGATCCCCATTCCCGATGACCATCATTTTCCCCAACTCACCATTCTTTCCGTGGCCAATTTATTGGGAGAGGCCATCTGGCGCATCCACGACGAAAGTTCCGTCAGTAGTATGTTCCGCTAA
- a CDS encoding LysR family transcriptional regulator, whose amino-acid sequence MSDIPFTLDQLRILKAIAAEGSFKRAADTLYVSQPAVSLQVQNLEKQLNVPLFDRGGRKAQLTEAGYLLLNYGEKILTLCQETCRAIEDLQNLQGGTLIVGASQTTGTYLLPRMIGLFRQKYPDVSVQLQVHSTRRTSWGVANGQVDLAIIGGEVPSELQDTLQVIPYAEDELALIMPVFHPLAKVETIQKEDLYKLKFISLDSQSTIRKVIDKVLSQGEIDTKRLKIEMELNSIEAIKNAVQAGLGAAFVSTTAIEKELEMKVLHIAPIREVEVRRTLYVIINPNRYRSKAAEAFIKEILPPFSTYPEALEPEKLPQQYREAPPENTSRFPNS is encoded by the coding sequence ATGTCAGATATTCCCTTCACGTTAGATCAACTGCGAATTCTCAAGGCCATAGCCGCTGAGGGCAGTTTTAAGCGAGCCGCAGACACTCTCTACGTTTCCCAACCAGCGGTCAGTCTTCAGGTTCAAAATCTTGAAAAGCAACTCAATGTGCCCCTTTTTGACCGGGGCGGCCGCAAAGCCCAGCTTACGGAAGCGGGCTATCTGCTCCTCAACTACGGCGAAAAAATCCTGACCCTCTGCCAAGAGACCTGCCGAGCCATCGAAGACCTGCAAAATCTCCAGGGGGGAACTCTGATTGTGGGGGCCTCGCAAACCACAGGAACCTATCTTCTGCCGCGAATGATCGGCCTCTTTCGCCAAAAATACCCTGATGTTTCGGTACAACTCCAGGTGCATTCCACTCGCCGTACCTCCTGGGGCGTGGCCAACGGTCAAGTCGATCTGGCCATCATTGGCGGCGAAGTTCCCAGCGAACTCCAGGATACCCTCCAGGTCATTCCCTACGCTGAGGATGAGTTGGCCCTGATTATGCCGGTCTTTCATCCCTTGGCCAAGGTAGAAACCATCCAAAAAGAAGACCTGTATAAGCTCAAGTTTATTAGCCTAGACTCCCAATCCACCATCCGTAAGGTGATTGATAAGGTATTGAGCCAAGGGGAAATTGACACTAAACGCTTAAAAATTGAGATGGAATTAAATTCTATCGAGGCAATTAAAAATGCCGTTCAAGCGGGTCTAGGGGCCGCCTTTGTCTCTACCACCGCTATTGAAAAAGAACTGGAAATGAAGGTCTTACACATTGCCCCGATTCGGGAAGTGGAAGTCCGACGCACCCTCTACGTGATTATCAACCCCAACCGCTATCGTTCTAAAGCCGCTGAAGCGTTTATCAAGGAAATTTTGCCGCCTTTTTCCACCTATCCCGAGGCCCTAGAACCCGAGAAGCTGCCGCAACAATACCGAGAAGCACCGCCGGAAAACACGAGTCGCTTCCCCAATAGTTAA
- a CDS encoding YqiA/YcfP family alpha/beta fold hydrolase: MKYIYLHGFASSPQSAKAQFFRRQLTALNLSLLTPDLNQDDFTHLTLSRQMAQVAPEIESAASVTLMGSSLGGLTAAWLGEQYPQVERLILLAPAFGFLQHWLAQLGPETVNTWQSSGYLPVFHPRAQRALPLAYGFVTDAQQYPEEKLQRSIPTLICHGRQDDVIPLQASEIYAQARPWVSLISLDSDHALTGALDQIWSHVQTACGL; encoded by the coding sequence ATGAAATATATTTACCTCCACGGTTTTGCCTCCAGTCCCCAATCGGCTAAGGCTCAGTTTTTCCGTCGTCAATTGACGGCTCTTAATCTTTCGCTCCTGACGCCTGATCTGAACCAAGACGACTTCACCCACCTCACCCTCAGTCGTCAAATGGCTCAAGTTGCCCCAGAAATAGAATCCGCGGCATCGGTTACGTTAATGGGGTCGAGTTTAGGGGGCTTAACGGCCGCCTGGCTAGGTGAACAGTATCCTCAAGTGGAGCGGCTTATCCTCTTGGCTCCCGCCTTTGGTTTTCTTCAGCATTGGCTCGCCCAGCTTGGCCCAGAAACGGTCAACACCTGGCAAAGTTCTGGCTATTTACCCGTTTTCCATCCCAGGGCACAAAGGGCCCTCCCCCTGGCCTATGGCTTTGTGACGGATGCTCAACAATACCCCGAAGAAAAGCTCCAGCGATCTATCCCAACCCTGATCTGCCATGGTCGCCAGGATGATGTCATTCCGCTACAGGCCAGTGAAATCTATGCCCAAGCAAGGCCCTGGGTTAGCCTGATTTCTTTGGATAGTGACCATGCCCTCACAGGGGCCCTGGATCAGATCTGGAGCCATGTCCAAACCGCCTGTGGCCTCTAG
- a CDS encoding DUF2973 domain-containing protein: MLHLIYILAFTVIAFLAVSNLIRSLITVSMGTQRTMPLHRANAAPKSYHPEMFDDRGNPINEPLLVMRSVSVEDARQQLDALYNASPSGTLPEKEEES; encoded by the coding sequence GTGTTACATCTAATCTATATTTTGGCCTTTACCGTGATTGCTTTTTTAGCGGTCAGTAATCTAATTCGCAGTTTGATCACCGTTAGCATGGGCACCCAGCGTACGATGCCCCTCCATCGCGCTAATGCTGCACCGAAAAGTTACCATCCCGAAATGTTTGATGACCGGGGTAATCCCATCAATGAACCCCTGCTGGTCATGCGTTCCGTGAGTGTCGAAGATGCCCGCCAACAATTAGATGCCCTCTACAATGCCTCGCCCAGCGGTACGCTTCCTGAAAAAGAGGAAGAAAGCTAG
- a CDS encoding NnrU family protein: MAALLLLFALAHSGLAALRPWGEGQIGARAYRVVFALVSLPLATVLILYFFNHRYDGLTLWHLQGWTGTKALVWSLSALSFFFLYPATFNLLEIAALQKPEIHLYETGIIRICRHPQFVGQVIWCVAHCLWLGTTFTLLTSLGLIAHHGFAIWHGDRRWFRKYGEAFLQVKARTSILPFKAIWEGRQTLVWQEFLTPAYAGVTGFIVLLWWGHPWLMQITSRVAW, encoded by the coding sequence ATGGCTGCTCTTCTCCTCCTATTTGCCCTAGCTCACAGCGGTTTAGCGGCCCTGCGGCCCTGGGGAGAGGGCCAAATTGGCGCCCGGGCCTATCGGGTTGTCTTTGCCTTGGTTAGCCTTCCTCTAGCAACGGTATTGATCCTTTATTTTTTCAATCATCGCTACGATGGTCTGACCCTCTGGCATCTCCAGGGTTGGACTGGTACCAAAGCCCTTGTCTGGAGCCTATCGGCCCTTTCCTTCTTCTTCCTCTACCCTGCCACTTTTAACCTCCTAGAAATTGCCGCGCTTCAAAAACCCGAAATTCACCTCTACGAAACTGGGATCATTCGCATTTGCCGCCATCCCCAATTTGTCGGCCAGGTTATTTGGTGTGTAGCCCATTGTCTTTGGCTGGGTACAACCTTTACCCTGCTAACATCCCTGGGGTTGATTGCCCACCATGGCTTTGCCATTTGGCACGGGGATCGCCGTTGGTTTCGTAAATATGGTGAGGCCTTTCTCCAGGTCAAGGCCCGCACTTCTATCCTGCCGTTTAAGGCGATTTGGGAGGGCCGACAAACCCTGGTCTGGCAAGAATTTCTAACGCCGGCCTATGCTGGGGTGACAGGATTTATTGTTCTTCTTTGGTGGGGTCATCCTTGGTTAATGCAGATCACTAGTCGGGTGGCTTGGTAG
- a CDS encoding HXXEE domain-containing protein gives MSTAMSLLGYYHWFHREWMRAGLVVSIFLLVYLTVLVAPNNLVLYSMLLCAPLYMLHETEEYLFPGGFVEFANRDLYKQNPETGMLDESLVYWINMGYIWLPLPLCGLLATQDLRFAAWMPYFFIFQAVVHIVLSVATRRWYNPGLATACLLHIPFALWALYLLKNAGVMDNLYWNPYLLVGFIFILGLPAAGFLGLKRYQKQISKSASMGLGEVPTTSP, from the coding sequence ATGTCAACCGCGATGTCTCTTTTGGGTTATTACCATTGGTTCCACCGTGAATGGATGAGGGCCGGTCTCGTGGTCTCTATTTTTCTGTTGGTCTATCTCACGGTTTTGGTGGCCCCCAACAATCTCGTCCTTTACTCAATGCTCCTGTGCGCTCCCTTGTACATGTTGCACGAAACAGAGGAGTACCTATTTCCCGGCGGGTTCGTCGAATTTGCCAACCGCGATCTATATAAACAAAATCCAGAGACGGGAATGCTCGATGAAAGCCTGGTCTACTGGATCAATATGGGGTATATCTGGCTTCCTCTCCCCCTCTGTGGTCTGCTGGCGACCCAAGACCTGCGCTTCGCGGCCTGGATGCCCTATTTCTTTATCTTTCAAGCCGTCGTCCATATCGTCTTGTCCGTGGCGACCCGACGCTGGTACAACCCAGGCCTAGCAACGGCTTGTCTATTGCATATCCCCTTCGCCCTGTGGGCCCTTTATTTATTAAAAAATGCTGGCGTGATGGACAACCTCTATTGGAACCCCTACCTGCTGGTGGGTTTTATCTTTATCCTTGGTTTGCCTGCCGCTGGTTTTTTGGGTCTGAAGCGCTATCAAAAACAGATTTCCAAGTCGGCCTCGATGGGATTGGGCGAAGTCCCAACAACTAGCCCGTGA
- a CDS encoding flavin-dependent dehydrogenase, with the protein MQEFLYLEVPTPDTGAVLTWLQQTWSAPGLKRLTADGLVLSTADGQGELSIFIWSLQRTTYLKVFRWGSRPFPQETTVVAQLKQAIETAFPPQYPALPDLDLSQGDIFTALAPYYPQTVHFFQKFPQGAYDLQRVYWWEKRWRDNAQNPQHPPTVIVDHTQQAAPNQTPDYDLIYIGGALGVIHAAVMAQRGYRVLLIERMPFGRMNREWNISRGEFQRLIDLGLFTPEEFEALIAREYQDGFNKFFDAYNPPHLKAKVLHTPRVLNIALNSAQLLQRCGEKLRAAGGDIWDETEFLTADVYSNVVTLSLKHLPTDTPKTVSGRLLIDAMGTASPIAWQLNGRQAFSSVCPTVGAVVEGLAPEVWDATYGDVLNSHGDISRGRQLIWELFPGAGDEMTIYLFHYHQVHPQNPGSLLEMYEDFFMILPEYRRCDPKQLTWKKATFGYIPGHFSTSDQDRTVAYDRLLAIGDAASLQSPLVFTGFGSLVRNLGRLTDLLDVALRHDLLKADHLNGIRAYQSNIAVTWLFSKGMMVPTGKTLPPQRINAMLNTFFGLLADSPPEVADTFIKDRTTWGLFTRLALKAARQNPRLLLWIWQMAGTEDLLRWLLVYVDFSRDALAQGLLFWLPQGLNRSRPWLEAKFPALWLRLLSFRYRLAL; encoded by the coding sequence ATGCAAGAATTCCTCTACTTGGAAGTACCGACCCCCGATACCGGAGCGGTGCTAACTTGGCTCCAGCAAACCTGGTCGGCCCCCGGTCTCAAGCGCCTCACGGCTGATGGCCTCGTCCTCAGTACTGCGGACGGGCAAGGGGAATTATCGATTTTTATTTGGTCTCTGCAACGGACAACCTATCTCAAGGTCTTTCGCTGGGGAAGTCGGCCCTTTCCCCAAGAAACAACCGTGGTCGCCCAGTTGAAACAGGCAATCGAAACGGCTTTTCCGCCCCAGTATCCCGCTTTACCCGACCTAGACCTCAGTCAAGGGGATATTTTTACGGCCCTGGCCCCCTACTACCCCCAAACTGTTCATTTTTTCCAGAAATTTCCCCAGGGAGCCTACGACCTCCAGCGCGTTTATTGGTGGGAAAAACGCTGGCGAGACAATGCCCAAAATCCCCAGCACCCCCCGACGGTTATTGTTGACCACACTCAACAGGCCGCCCCTAATCAGACCCCAGACTACGACTTAATCTATATTGGCGGGGCCCTGGGGGTGATCCACGCCGCCGTCATGGCCCAGCGGGGCTACCGGGTTTTGTTAATTGAACGGATGCCCTTTGGCCGCATGAACCGGGAGTGGAATATTTCCCGCGGGGAGTTTCAGCGATTGATCGATCTCGGCCTGTTTACACCGGAAGAATTCGAGGCCCTGATTGCACGGGAATATCAAGATGGTTTTAATAAATTTTTTGATGCCTATAATCCACCCCACCTCAAAGCAAAAGTGCTCCACACTCCCCGAGTGCTCAATATTGCCTTGAATTCGGCCCAACTCCTGCAACGCTGTGGCGAAAAATTGCGGGCCGCCGGTGGCGACATTTGGGATGAAACGGAGTTTCTGACGGCCGATGTTTACTCGAATGTTGTTACCCTCAGTCTGAAACATTTACCCACCGACACCCCAAAAACCGTCAGTGGTCGCCTCTTAATTGACGCAATGGGGACGGCTTCGCCCATTGCTTGGCAATTGAATGGCCGTCAGGCCTTTAGTAGTGTTTGCCCAACGGTGGGGGCCGTGGTAGAAGGATTGGCCCCAGAAGTCTGGGATGCCACCTACGGCGATGTTCTCAACTCCCATGGTGATATTTCTCGCGGCCGGCAGTTGATCTGGGAACTGTTTCCCGGGGCCGGCGATGAAATGACCATTTACCTGTTCCACTACCACCAAGTCCATCCCCAAAATCCTGGTTCTCTGCTGGAAATGTACGAGGACTTTTTCATGATTCTGCCAGAATATCGACGCTGTGACCCTAAGCAATTGACCTGGAAAAAGGCCACCTTTGGTTATATTCCCGGCCATTTTAGTACTAGCGACCAAGACCGTACCGTGGCCTACGACCGACTGCTGGCCATTGGTGATGCGGCCTCCCTGCAATCCCCCCTGGTTTTTACCGGCTTTGGTTCCTTGGTGCGAAATCTCGGCCGACTTACCGACCTCCTGGATGTGGCCCTGCGTCACGACCTCCTCAAAGCTGACCATTTGAATGGTATCCGGGCCTACCAAAGCAATATTGCCGTCACCTGGCTCTTTTCCAAGGGGATGATGGTGCCCACGGGTAAGACTCTACCGCCCCAGCGGATCAATGCCATGCTCAATACCTTCTTTGGCCTGCTGGCGGATTCCCCACCGGAGGTAGCCGATACCTTTATTAAAGACCGAACCACCTGGGGCCTGTTTACCCGGCTGGCCCTCAAGGCCGCGCGTCAAAATCCCCGCTTGTTGCTCTGGATTTGGCAGATGGCCGGCACGGAAGATCTTCTGCGATGGCTCCTCGTCTATGTTGACTTTAGCCGCGATGCCCTGGCCCAGGGACTGCTGTTCTGGTTACCCCAAGGCTTGAATCGGTCTCGGCCCTGGTTAGAAGCCAAATTTCCTGCTCTCTGGCTCCGACTCCTCAGTTTTCGCTACCGTTTGGCCCTGTGA
- a CDS encoding MBL fold metallo-hydrolase gives MQLTWFDSNSWLIEMAGQTILLDPWLVGSLTFGNLPWLFKGEKTTQYDLPAPIDLLLLSQGLEDHAHPPTLASLDHHLPVVGSPNAARVVTGLGYDQVTALQPGESLTLKGRLEIRALPGSLVGPNLIENAYLLTDKETGHRLYYEPHGFHAAELQAMGPVDVVLTPVVGIRLLGLAPVLKGQETTLELCRWLQPQVLLPTSGAAAITYEGLLAKVLRLEGSVERFQQLLQANHLTTEVLLPQPGVPLALALDVPARTAMATQ, from the coding sequence ATGCAATTAACCTGGTTTGACAGCAATTCTTGGCTGATAGAAATGGCAGGACAAACCATCCTGCTGGATCCCTGGCTGGTCGGCTCTCTGACCTTTGGTAATTTGCCCTGGTTATTTAAAGGAGAAAAGACGACGCAGTACGATCTCCCTGCCCCTATCGATTTACTTCTGCTCTCCCAGGGCCTGGAAGACCACGCCCACCCACCCACCCTCGCTAGCCTCGATCACCATTTGCCAGTGGTGGGTTCCCCTAATGCTGCTCGTGTTGTTACCGGCCTGGGCTACGACCAAGTAACGGCCCTCCAACCAGGGGAAAGCCTTACCCTGAAGGGACGCTTAGAGATTCGGGCCCTACCGGGTTCCCTTGTCGGGCCTAATTTGATTGAAAATGCCTACTTGTTAACGGATAAAGAAACTGGCCATCGCTTATACTATGAACCTCATGGTTTCCATGCTGCCGAACTGCAAGCCATGGGCCCGGTGGATGTCGTTTTGACCCCTGTCGTGGGGATTCGCCTTCTCGGCCTGGCCCCCGTGCTTAAAGGCCAAGAAACCACCCTAGAGCTATGCCGCTGGTTACAACCCCAGGTCTTGCTTCCCACTTCGGGGGCGGCGGCCATTACTTACGAGGGCCTACTGGCTAAGGTTTTGCGTTTAGAGGGATCCGTTGAGCGGTTCCAACAATTATTACAGGCCAATCATCTAACGACGGAAGTGCTCCTGCCTCAGCCGGGCGTTCCCCTGGCCCTGGCTCTAGATGTGCCTGCTAGAACCGCTATGGCTACCCAGTAG
- the psbQ gene encoding photosystem II protein PsbQ, producing MSIFRSLFSLLLVIVATVLVACSGPQVQIPTTYSPEKIAQLEVYVTPIESAREKMETLKTLISDQNWVNIRTYIHGPLGQLRQDMLNLSRSLLPKDQDQATALAREVFGHLERLDVAAKDRSLTQAGVQYREALEDFDAFLNLIPKAS from the coding sequence ATGTCAATTTTCCGTTCCCTCTTTTCCCTGCTATTGGTCATTGTAGCAACGGTATTAGTGGCTTGCAGTGGCCCCCAAGTCCAGATTCCTACCACCTATTCCCCCGAAAAAATTGCTCAACTGGAGGTCTATGTGACCCCTATTGAGAGTGCCCGCGAGAAAATGGAAACCCTCAAAACTCTGATCTCTGACCAGAATTGGGTGAACATTCGCACCTATATCCATGGCCCTCTGGGGCAACTCCGCCAGGATATGCTGAATTTATCTCGTTCCCTACTGCCCAAAGACCAAGACCAAGCTACAGCCCTGGCTCGGGAAGTGTTTGGCCACCTAGAACGCTTGGATGTTGCCGCCAAAGACCGCAGTTTAACCCAGGCTGGTGTTCAGTATCGGGAGGCCCTAGAGGACTTTGATGCTTTCCTGAATTTAATTCCCAAGGCGAGCTAG
- a CDS encoding 4'-phosphopantetheinyl transferase superfamily protein, giving the protein MSQAILQALPALGLHQHSLTPRDLAPISLWYLPLPQTLNPEGLAQLETYLSPLEKQRAEALSAPQQRQRYRWVRGTLRLLLAQHLGCSPPEVCLSYGPKGKPGLDPQIHPQALQFNLSHAQDWAVIALTENPGIGIDLEYLPRVAKVKALARRFFAPCEVQALYQLPQVEQHQYFFQLWTAKEAYLKTIGQGLSGGLNRVILDPSAQAYQHLPEDSRPWRLLSFPFQENYWVAIAVLAGTSRARARGTPG; this is encoded by the coding sequence GTGAGCCAAGCGATTTTGCAGGCACTCCCGGCCCTGGGCCTCCATCAGCATTCGCTAACTCCCAGGGATTTGGCCCCCATTTCCCTCTGGTATCTACCCCTACCCCAAACTCTCAATCCTGAGGGATTAGCGCAACTAGAAACCTATCTATCTCCCCTGGAAAAGCAACGGGCCGAGGCCTTGAGCGCACCTCAGCAACGCCAACGTTATCGATGGGTACGGGGGACCCTCCGCTTGCTCCTTGCTCAGCATCTTGGCTGTTCTCCCCCAGAAGTTTGTTTGAGTTATGGGCCAAAAGGCAAGCCGGGTCTAGACCCTCAAATCCATCCTCAAGCCCTGCAGTTTAACCTCAGCCATGCTCAGGATTGGGCCGTGATTGCCCTGACGGAGAATCCCGGTATTGGCATTGATCTGGAATATTTACCAAGGGTTGCCAAGGTAAAGGCCCTGGCCCGACGCTTCTTTGCTCCCTGCGAGGTACAGGCCCTTTACCAATTACCTCAAGTAGAACAGCACCAGTATTTTTTTCAACTGTGGACAGCGAAGGAAGCCTATTTAAAGACCATTGGCCAGGGCCTGAGCGGTGGCTTAAACCGGGTGATCCTAGATCCATCGGCTCAGGCCTATCAACATCTCCCGGAGGATAGTCGGCCCTGGCGACTGCTGTCTTTTCCCTTCCAGGAAAACTACTGGGTAGCCATAGCGGTTCTAGCAGGCACATCTAGAGCCAGGGCCAGGGGAACGCCCGGCTGA